From a single Solanum dulcamara chromosome 4, daSolDulc1.2, whole genome shotgun sequence genomic region:
- the LOC129884634 gene encoding WAT1-related protein At1g09380-like: MGNELLAFVVMVIVQLGFAGMIIISKLVMDGGMNPFVQSAYRPIFATISIAPFAFFLERKNRSKLTFSILFQIFLCSIFGITANQYAWFIGLTNSTPIIASAIDNLIPAFTFIIAVPLGIEKLGLRSIAGQAKLLGTIVCVGGAMLLSLYHGKVVIGQLGFHWKYAENTDKDVNSPHSNFFFGPFLLIVCSLSYAIWLIIQTRVNEKYAAPYTCITLMCLMASVESVIIGFCVVPKLSEWALNPIRAISVVYNGAVSTSLVFFLSSWCIEKKGPLYVSMFNPLLLVISAFLSWTLLREKLYLGVVLGSIVVVAGLYGFLWGKKMETSAEDIEVNKEKMNQFSKSVDLELQLSNSNEQISSELAKTKL, from the exons atgggGAACGAATTGTTGGCTTTTGTGGTAATGGTGATTGTGCAATTAGGTTTTGCTGGaatgataataatatcaaaGTTAGTGATGGATGGTGGCATGAATCCTTTTGTTCAGTCAGCTTATAGGCCTATTTTTGCAACTATCTCCATTGCTCCCTTTGCTTTCTTCTTAGAGAG GAAAAATAGATCCAAGTTGACATTCTCAATTCTTTTCCAGATATTTTTGTGTTCTATTTTCGG GATAACAGCGAACCAATATGCATGGTTCATTGGGTTAACGAATTCAACTCCAATAATTGCTTCCGCCATTGATAATCTAATCCCAGCTTTTACCTTTATCATAGCCGTACCCTTGGG GATCGAAAAATTGGGATTAAGAAGTATAGCAGGACAAGCCAAGTTATTGGGGACAATAGTATGTGTTGGAGGGGCAATGTTATTGTCATTATATCATGGAAAAGTTGTTATTGGTCAATTGGGATTTCACTGGAAATATGCAGAAAATACAGACAAAGATGTCAATTCTCCCCATTCCAACTTCTTTTTTGGACCTTTTCTACTTATAGTGTGCAGTCTGTCTTATGCCATTTGGTTAATCATTCAG ACAAGGGTAAACGAGAAGTATGCAGCTCCCTACACATGCATAACGTTGATGTGCTTAATGGCAAGtgtggagagtgttatcattggCTTTTGCGTCGTTCCTAAACTTTCTGAATGGGCTTTAAATCCCATTAGAGCTATCTCTGTTGTCTATAAT GGGGCTGTGAGTACATCGCTGGTATTTTTTCTGAGCTCATGGTGCATTGAGAAAAAAGGTCCTTTATATGTCTCAATGTTCAATCCATTGCTGTTAGTTATTTCCGCATTTCTCAGTTGGACTTTGCTTCGTGAGAAATTATACCTTGGCGT AGTTTTAGGGTCAATCGTAGTGGTGGCTGGGCTCTACGGCTTTTTGTGGGGCAAAAAGATGGAGACAAGTGCAGAGGATATTGaagtaaataaagaaaagatgaATCAGTTCAGTAAATCAGTTGATTTGGAATTACAATTATCCAACTCTAATGAACAGATATCATCAGAATTAGCCAAAACTAAACTATGA
- the LOC129884635 gene encoding WAT1-related protein At1g09380-like isoform X1, which produces MGNEMMVFMVMVIVQVAFAGMIIITKLVMDSGMNPFVQSAYKPIFATISIAPFAYFLERKTRPKMTRSILFQIFLCSIFGITANQYTYFIGLNNSTPTVASAIDNLIPAFTFIIAVPLGVEKLGLRSIAGQAKLLGTIVCVGGAMLLSLYHGKVVIGQLGFHWKYEENTGKDVNSSHSNFFLGPFLLIMASLTYAIWLIIQTRVNEKYAAPYTCITLICLMASVESVIIGFCVVPKLSEWALNPIRAISVVYNGVVSTSFAYFLSSWCIEKKGPLYVSMFNPLLLIISAFISWTLLREKLYLGVVVGSIIVVAGLYGFLWGKKMETGEEDIEVNKEKMKQLSKSVDLELQLPNSNDHHIESKQISSELAKTKPCEDRLSKIVERDHSTGH; this is translated from the exons atgggGAACGAAATGATGGTTTTTATGGTAATGGTGATTGTGCAAGTTGCGTTTGCTggaatgataataataacaaaattagTGATGGATAGTGGCATGAATCCTTTCGTTCAGTCAGCATATAAGCCTATTTTTGCCACCATCTCCATTGCTCCCTTCGCTTACTTCTTAGAGAG GAAAACTAGACCCAAGATGACACGCTCTATactttttcagatatttttgTGTTCTATTTTCGG GATAACAGCGAAccaatatacatatttcattgGGTTAAATAATTCAACTCCAACAGTTGCTTCCGCCATTGATAATCTAATCCCAGCTTTCACTTTTATCATAGCCGTACCATTGGG TGTTGAAAAATTGGGATTAAGAAGTATAGCAGGACAAGCCAAGTTATTGGGGACAATAGTATGTGTTGGAGGGGCAATGCTATTGTCATTATATCATGGAAAAGTTGTTATTGGTCAATTGGGATTTCACTGGAAATATGAAGAGAATACAGGCAAAGATGTTAATTCTTCCCATTCCAACTTCTTTTTAGGACCATTTTTACttataatggcaagtctcactTATGCCATTTGGTTAATCATCCAG ACAAGGGTAAACGAGAAGTATGCAGCTCCCTACACATGCATAACGTTGATTTGCTTAATGGCAAGtgtggagagtgttatcattggCTTTTGCGTCGTTCCTAAACTTTCTGAATGGGCTTTAAATCCCATTAGAGCTATCTCTGTTGTCTATAAT GGAGTTGTGAGTACGTCATTTGCATATTTCCTTAGCTCATGGTGCATTGAAAAAAAAGGTCCTTTATATGTCTCAATGTTCAATCCGTTACTGCTAATCATTTCCGCATTTATCAGTTGGACTTTGCTTCGTGAGAAATTATACCTTGGCGT AGTTGTAGGATCGATCATAGTAGTGGCTGGACTTTACGGATTTTTGTGGGGGAAAAAGATGGAGACAGGTGAAGAGGATATTGAAGTAAATAAAGAGAAGATGAAGCAGTTGAGTAAATCAGTTGATTTGGAATTGCAATTACCCAACTCAAATGATCATCATATAGAGTCGAAACAGATATCATCAGAATTAGCCAAAACTAAACCATGCGAGGATCGATTGTCCAAGATCGTAGAAAGAGACCACTCAACCGGCCATTAA
- the LOC129888030 gene encoding uncharacterized mitochondrial protein AtMg00810-like, which produces MDVYNAFLQRDLYEKVYMTIPEGFSNKARKSGQKEGDKTAIVLVYVDDLLLIGTDQSMIQYTKKALHTTFKIKNLGELMYFLGIEFARNKDRILMHQRKYALELEADMGLSGAKLVLTLIDQAQKLTTTEFDKYVPLAHEDLLLKDPTSYQKLIGRVYCDADWGACVNSRRSITDCFVHYGNSPISWRSKKQATLSRSSAEGEYRAMASSVAVVIAVNLVFHKRTKHIDIECHFTRDKIQEGLIATAYLPSTEPADLFTKGLGRSLHLHLLSKLGMKNVFIAPSLKGSVKELITCVDVP; this is translated from the exons ATGGATGTCTATAATGCATTTTTACAAAGAGATTTGTATGAAAAAGTGTACATGACAATTCCAGAAGGATTCTCTAATAAAGCTAGAAAGAGTGGACAG AAGGAAGGGGACAAGACAGCCATTGTATTGGTGTATGTAGATGACTTGTTACTTATAGGGACTGATCAGTCTATGATTCAGTACACAAAAAAGGCATTGCATAcaacttttaaaataaagaatttgGGAGAACTTATGTATTTTCTTGGTATTGAATTTGCAAGAAATAAAGATAGGATCTTGATGCATCAGAGAAAGTATGCACTAGAGTTAGAGGCAGATATGGGACTTTCAGGTGCTAAACTTGTTCTCACTCTTATAGATCAAGCTCAGAAGCTTACTACAACTGAGTTTGACAAGTATGTACCATTAGCTCATGAAGATTTGCTGCTGAAAGATCCTACTAGTTATCAGAAGCTTATTGGAAG AGTATACTGTGATGCTGATTGGGGAGCTTGTGTTAATAGTAGAAGGTCAATTACTGATTGTTTTGTGCACTATGGAAATTCCCCAATTTCTTGGAGGTCTAAGAAGCAGGCTACTCTCTCTAGAAGTTCAGCAGAAGGTGAGTACAGGGCAATGGCCTCTTCAGTTGCAGTGGTG ATAGCTGTTAACCTTGTGTTCCATAAAAGGACTAAACACATAGACATAGAATGTCATTTTACTAGAGATAAAATTCAGGAAGGGTTGATTGCCACTGCATACTTGCCTTCAACAGAACCTGCTGATCTATTCACTAAAGGTCTTGGTAGATCATTGCACTTACATTTATTGTCCAAGCTTGGCATGAAGAATGTCTTCATAGCTCCTAGCTTGAAAGGGAGTGTGAAGGAGTTGATCACATGTGTTGATGTACCTTAA
- the LOC129884635 gene encoding WAT1-related protein At1g09380-like isoform X2 — translation MGNEMMVFMVMVIVQVAFAGMIIITKLVMDSGMNPFVQSAYKPIFATISIAPFAYFLERKTRPKMTRSILFQIFLCSIFGITANQYTYFIGLNNSTPTVASAIDNLIPAFTFIIAVPLGVEKLGLRSIAGQAKLLGTIVCVGGAMLLSLYHGKVVIGQLGFHWKYEENTGKDVNSSHSNFFLGPFLLIMASLTYAIWLIIQGVVSTSFAYFLSSWCIEKKGPLYVSMFNPLLLIISAFISWTLLREKLYLGVVVGSIIVVAGLYGFLWGKKMETGEEDIEVNKEKMKQLSKSVDLELQLPNSNDHHIESKQISSELAKTKPCEDRLSKIVERDHSTGH, via the exons atgggGAACGAAATGATGGTTTTTATGGTAATGGTGATTGTGCAAGTTGCGTTTGCTggaatgataataataacaaaattagTGATGGATAGTGGCATGAATCCTTTCGTTCAGTCAGCATATAAGCCTATTTTTGCCACCATCTCCATTGCTCCCTTCGCTTACTTCTTAGAGAG GAAAACTAGACCCAAGATGACACGCTCTATactttttcagatatttttgTGTTCTATTTTCGG GATAACAGCGAAccaatatacatatttcattgGGTTAAATAATTCAACTCCAACAGTTGCTTCCGCCATTGATAATCTAATCCCAGCTTTCACTTTTATCATAGCCGTACCATTGGG TGTTGAAAAATTGGGATTAAGAAGTATAGCAGGACAAGCCAAGTTATTGGGGACAATAGTATGTGTTGGAGGGGCAATGCTATTGTCATTATATCATGGAAAAGTTGTTATTGGTCAATTGGGATTTCACTGGAAATATGAAGAGAATACAGGCAAAGATGTTAATTCTTCCCATTCCAACTTCTTTTTAGGACCATTTTTACttataatggcaagtctcactTATGCCATTTGGTTAATCATCCAG GGAGTTGTGAGTACGTCATTTGCATATTTCCTTAGCTCATGGTGCATTGAAAAAAAAGGTCCTTTATATGTCTCAATGTTCAATCCGTTACTGCTAATCATTTCCGCATTTATCAGTTGGACTTTGCTTCGTGAGAAATTATACCTTGGCGT AGTTGTAGGATCGATCATAGTAGTGGCTGGACTTTACGGATTTTTGTGGGGGAAAAAGATGGAGACAGGTGAAGAGGATATTGAAGTAAATAAAGAGAAGATGAAGCAGTTGAGTAAATCAGTTGATTTGGAATTGCAATTACCCAACTCAAATGATCATCATATAGAGTCGAAACAGATATCATCAGAATTAGCCAAAACTAAACCATGCGAGGATCGATTGTCCAAGATCGTAGAAAGAGACCACTCAACCGGCCATTAA